CTGAAATTTCTCTCAACAACACAGGCCAAAGCGGGACCAGGAAACAAGTGATCCAAACTCGTCAGCCACACAGGTCGGAAGCCGGAACCATACCATCATCACACGCCGCATATCCACGATATACTACTCATTCAGTTCATCCGAGTAAAAAGCCATTGCCGGACGACAGCGATATGCGCAAGAAATTCGACCTTGGCTGCTCGACAGATTCACATGGGCAAGATAAGATGAAGCCCGGCCGCCGCGCCGGATCACTCGACATGGAGCAGTCAATCGCTTGCGCTGCACTGGCAGGCATCCACTGATCGGCGCTCGCTCGTGGACCTGATCGTCCGCCTCTGGATAACGGGGGTTGATCTTTTCGTTTCTTCTCGTTGGTAGGAATGTCGAGTTACTGTCCAGGATCGCCGCGACGGCGACGGCCCGCTGAAGCCGCATCTGAATCATTGGATTCGTAATCATCACTCTCCATTTATCCCTATCGACGCCTTCCCCGTTGATGGGCACATATGGATCGTGATCTGATGCGATTGCCGGTTTCATCCACGCCTCTCTgggaaaaattcagaaattattttTGGTACCGGATCGATTCTCCACCGACGCTGGGCAGGAAGAAATACTATGGTATGAGCTCACCTCACCTGATGTCTTGATTCTGTAGCTCAATGCTGTGCTAATTAAGCCTGCATGGTTTCCTTGTAAGTCCTCTCACGGCAGACTCCGTGTCCACTGTCTAACGAAAGCTCCTGCTTCCTctcaagaaaagagagagaagttGCTCACCCCGATACTTTGAAATTACTGTACTATGTTGCAGACAACTGTGCAAGAATTTGGAGGGAAAGAAACACTTCTGAAATAATGATGTTATCAAACAATCTAATACAGTGCCTGAAAACAAGAAGTGCGGCACAAGCATCGTGTCGTGGGTCGATGCAAAAAAAAAAAGGCTTGACATGCCACcaaacaataaagagccaatcgcgAAATACGTGCTCAAAGTTATAtatattcttttcttctctttattTATGTCCATTGTTCCTATGTTTTTTCCATGAGAATTCCTTGTTCTTGTGGTCAATGTACTTATGTAGTAGAGTAGCATTTCCGTTGTGTATCAACTGAGGCCTATATGTTTAGAAATTCTCTTGTTCCAAAAGAGGCCTATTTCCCTCCCCTTTTCCGGCCGGATCGCTCACATTTCGGGGCAACATCTGAGCTATCAGCCTTATCATATCATGCATCCATTCTTTATGACATCATAACTGTTGGAATTGAGATATATAGGCCCCTCCCTGATTGAGTGATCGGATAGAAGCAAAGGGCCAGccattcaatcttttccttccctcCTTCCAGGGTTTTATTCAGATCCAATGCACAGTTATCATTGATCAGTTCCCCGGAGCTACAGTCCCATCATCATGGACCATGACAATATCATGGATGCATGGTCTCATCACATTCCATATACAGTACGACATCGCCACCCGATCGCCCGCCGTCGTCGTCCCCGCGCCCACCGCCCGCAACGGCACCGAGCGTGATCCGAAGGCTCGACCTCGACGACGACATCGATGACAGACTCACCGGTGTTCGTCCTTCGGGCACGTCGCGCGACCCCCCTCCATGGAACGAGCAGCACTGGCCactgggaggggaggagagggaccTGTGCATTATAAATTCTTAGTGCCCGTCAGCGGGGTGAACATGTGACACGAGAGGAGGAGCGCAAGAGGAGGCCGGCTGTACCATTTGGCCATCATTGTGTTTGTGTAGCCCCTCAAGCCACCGGACATTCAAGGCCAGCGGATATATATTGCGGGGGGTCGGCGAGTTCGGCGGGCGACGGCGATCCAAGAGTCGTGACGTCTCGGTGATTCGTATCGAATGTATGGGAGTAAACTCTACAGTAGTATACTATACTGCGGGAAGTGCGGATTGATATATAGCTTGCTGGTTTCAGTTAATACATAACAGTTGAGCAGTGCCTTGCTCCGGGGTCCAAATTCATGTCGTTTTTCGACGTCGGCATGGGTTACAGAAGTTCTCTAGAGagactagtgtcaaaaacgcttttatactatgggacggagggagtagtatattttggCCAATCATTCTGGATGCTAATAAAAGTTTCTTGAAATTTAAATTAGGTAGATATTATGAGATAATTTATGAAACCACTTTCAGTAAATTACCCATGGAAGATACACTAGTACTATGAGATAAGAAGATACACTAGTACTTCATGGTATGAGATaagaaaatactccctctgttcacttttataaggcttTGTAGATGTTCCAGGCATTGTGCAAAACAGCTCAATTTcacttgtctgaaacgacttataaaagtgaacggagggagtaccttctgTCCATATGTAACACTCGTTTAAAGCAAGAAAATATGTGAAGATTATCAAAGCATATCCGAAGACGGAACACGATCACTGATTGAGTACTCCGGACGTATCTTTCCGGACCATGTTCTGAAGCAAAGTTTTCAGTGCAGTGCAGTGGCGCCTATTCAAGCACAGTGGTAGCACTGGCGTATCGACAGGCGGGGGTAGGGTATCTGTCCGTCCATGTACAATAGAATACAGTGGCCCATACATACAAGATACAGTGGCGGGCGGCCCTCCGGCTCCAGCTCTTGCCGGTATTCCATTCTTGTACGAAAGGGCGTCCATCCTCGGGTCTCCGGTGCAGTGCACATTCTCAGCTCATGCGGTTCAATTCGTGAGCTGTATATGCAGCCGTCAGTCTCCCGGACAGCCTGTTTGTTGCTCGCTGACGACAATGACAATGCCGCAACAGTCCCGCGATTCAATGGGGATTTTCCTCAGCTCTGAAGCGACTAAGAGAGAAAATTAATGCCCCCTCCGTCCCAAAACAAGCGTCTCAACTTTAGTATAACTTTATACTAAAGCTTAGTTTAGTTTTGTATTTTGTACTAaaacttagtacaaagttgagacacttattttgagatgaaGGAAGTACGATCGAAGCCGATCGAGCACGACGTTGAACCTAACCGCGGGGATCAGTATGGTATAGGGTTCCTCCAGAGACTGGACACCAGAGATATGTAGGGAGTGGGGCAGCAAAAGGCCTCGGCCTGATGCTGATGCGGCACTAGTAGCAAGCAACACACTTCGGCGTAACGTAACCTTAGAGCAAGCTCAAGCAAATTACAGCTGCATGCTGTGTTCAGAGAAATGGATATCTGTTCAAAAATAGTAACAATTTCTTTGGCTGTGTGCATCACCCGACGCAGAGGTCGGAGAGGGTTAGCCACCGTGCTCCGGTGAGAAGAGAAACACGGTCGATTCATGGTAAATTGTTTGTTTACCGTGGGAAAGTTCCTGCGTTCCAAACAGGGCCTGAGTAGGAACTTAAACTTTATGGTTGCCTTTTCTTAATTTTTATTTTGAGAAAGCTGGACACTACTACAAAATGAGATCCAGCGGAGAGCGGATAAAAGGGACGGGTAACCTACCAGAGCTGGGAGACAGTGACGCCCCTCGCCCGTTCTCCTACGTGCACCACGACATGCACTAACTAGTGGTAACTGGTACTGCCATTTCTGCCTGCGCAGGTGAAAATGTGATGTGGAGTCCATCTCACAAAAAGAAGGAATGCTGCTGGTGAATGGTGATGGTGACGGTGAAATCAGAGTTTGTGATGATGATTAAAAGGCTCCAACAGCTGCAAGtcgcatactactccctccgtccactgTTATAAGACAGTTCGGATATTTCAAAATAGTCTAATACGGACCTAAATGGGTGAACAAACACGCTAAAACGCGTCTATATACTTTCAATTCAGAAAAAAAAGTTAAAAACATCTTATAATGTTGAAAGGAGAGAGTATCTATTATGAACTTAAACCTGGCGATAAGTCAGTGTTCAACTGTGATTGGCGAGCAATCAGTAAGTACCGAAACGAGTGAACAAACACGCTAAACCGTGATTGATAAGTCACTGTTCGCTGCGATTGATGAGCATTCAGCAAGCACCACTTAACTGTAATTAGGCGGCTCAATCATTGGGCAGTAAAACAATACAAAACATATATATGCATTGGTAGTATATATGCTGAGGATAAATATGTCCATAATTGCCATTTCAACGACAAATGCAAAATAGAAGTACATGGTAGTATCGTCCCAATATCTGCCCAGTTCTTACACATTAGGAGAGATGATGGTGATTCTAAATATTTTCACCATATCTAAGTACATGGTTTACTACTTTTCGAGACCATATAATCTCATCGACACGAGAAGAATCAAGCAGGATGGTAGTTCAGCCAGAATACTTTCTAGTATCCCCTATCCCGGCCGTCTTGGTACCATTTGGCATCGGATGCGGATGATCAAATCAGTTCTCAGTCCGGAAGTCAAAAGACCGTTAGCTTAGGGGCTTCACTCGCCATACTTTTCTTATGTACAAAAATATGGGCCTTGGTGATTATCAGTGATCCTGTGATCGTCTAGAACTCAATCTCTGGATGATCCGCTGCTTGTAGCTGACCTGCGTAAGTCGAACCACACAAAGCTGTTAGTCCAAGCTGAATTACCAAGGCGTGCAGCAAGCAATGATCCATTATAATCCGTTATACGAACCATCAAAATTCGGTGCCGAACCCGCATTCTCCTGGCTTTGCTCGTGGTCCATATGCAGCCCATTTTGGGCACCCGCCTCCCAGAAATCTTGCTGCTGAGAAGAAGAGGTAAAGAGTATCAGGATCAGATGCATATTAACTATCTTAATTGCGTAGGTTTTTTTGAAAAGGATCTCAATTGAGTAGGTATATTGCAATTTTCCAGGCAATCAACAATCACCTGTTTTTGAAAAGGGTACTGCGGGGCGGGCGGTAGAGCCATGTCTAACAGACCCATGGAGCATTGGTTCTCCATAGCACCCGAACTGAAGGACTGGTAAAGGTCTGCTTGGTCACACAATGGGTACACTGTGCCAGCACTCTCCAATGGGAAGACCGTGCTCGCCGAGGGGCCAAGTGCTTGGTTCATCTGGATATACAGAGGAAACAGCATGTTAAGAGGCAGATTGTTTCATAGAGCCaaagcacaagatatatgagatAACTCGAGCTCACATCTTTGTGTAGGAGGTTAGACAAGGTGTCGAAGTCCAGTTGCGGGTTCACGGTGGAGAGCTTCATGGACAAGAACTGAAAAGAGTAAAACAGCAAAATGATTAGAGAATTCACGGAGAGCTACAAACAATTTTGGTACCGTGACTATTTGTGTGCCGTGTCTAACCTCGACTTGCTGCTGCAGCGATTGAACATAGTTTATGATCTCATCGAGCATGAGCGCTTTACCAATCACCTACAAATGGGAAATTCTTGAAATTAAACAAACTAGAGATGGTAACAAGTGACACTTGCACACAACATGTTATGTTCCTAGTCTGGATGGAATATTTTGATACCTTGTTACATCCTGGCACCAGGTCctggagcatcttcatcttgagggtgATCTTCTCTCTTCTAACCTGTCATATGAACCCGCAATTGAGGACAGCGAGTAAAAAAATGTACTGACAACTTTTCATTCAGACAAGTAAAAAAGACGGCGAGAGTAAAATTAGAGTATTACCCTCTCAGCAAGGCTGTGGCTGTCGGTTGCCTGGCCTCTCCTGGCCCGGACATGGACGTAGTCCCTGGGCGGCTCGTCCGCCGCCGGCTGCTTGGACTTGGAGCCCTTGCCCTTGGCCTGCTTGCGCCCTCTCTCCCCGCCGGCCGACCCATCgctggccgtggccgtggccgcctcctcctccaccttggGCCTCACCGTCTCGTCCTCAATTTTGCATTTCTTCGAGTCGGGACCCGTCGGCTCTCCCATCTGCAAACCAAATTCCGGCGTCATCTTCGGCTAGAACCAACTAACCAGCTAATGCGCGGCAGAATTTCCTCAACAGCCTAAAAAAAGTAGATAAAATCCATGGAACAAGAACTCACCTTGGCGAAACAGGACGCGGCCTCCTTGCCCTTGCCGGCGCCCGCGGCCGGCGCCTTCCGCTTCCTGGCATTCGCGCCGTGCGCCCACGCCGGGTCGGAGACGGAGGACCCCTCCCGGGACGCGGCGCCGAgctcgcccccgccgccgcccccctccGCGGGCCCGAACGGGCCGCCGAAGCCGGGCATCCCGGCCGCCCGGTCCCCGAACATGGCGGCGAGCCCCGCGCCGCCGGCGCCGCAGAGCGTCTCGAAGAAGCCTGCGTCAAGGCCCGGCACGCCGAAGTCGAGCCCCGCGGAGCCCATGAGCAGGCCGGAGACGTAGTCGCCGTCCATCTCCCTGGCGGACCGATCGATTGGCGAGGAGCAGAGCAGAGCGGCCGCGATGATTGCGCAGGAAGGAAGCGACGAGAATGGGGGAGGGTGAGGGCAAGAAGTGGACTTGGGGAAAGTGGGTGCGGGGTGAGGGAGGACGGTAGGTGGGTGTGGAGGGGATTCCGCGGATTGATTTATAGAAAGGGGCTGTGGAGCCAGCCCCAGCGCGGCGGAGGGGAGGAGTGGAGATGCTTGCGGCGGTGGGCTACCGTGGGTGGATGGTGGAGGTCAAAACAAAAGAGACggacggaggtggtggtggtggtggtaaccTTGCCCGTAAGACGCTGCAGGGGCGGAGACACCGCGCCGGGATTTCCGCTCCGGGGAGGGGGCTGACGGCGATGGGTTTCAcggctctgtttttcttttcttttacccCCGAACGATGGACTGCCGGGGGCGGGCCGCTGTCATGCCGCCGCGAGCGCGAGCGCGACCGCACTGATTAGTGCCAAAATCACGGATGGGGTTTGTGAAGTGCGCTTCCTCCATTTTTTATCGGTGCGCCACTGATTTGCGAGCACCGCGTCATGTCGTGCTCCGACTCAGAAACTACTCTTGCCTTTTTCTtctttgatttgatttttttttgataaaagaaAGCATTctctccaatttccattaaaagaaATCACCAAGTCTTACTACAAAGTAGAAAGAAAGAAACTACCAAGCATGACACTCCACTCCCCTACGAAATACTTTTTGCCAaattgaggaagaaggagaagccaTCCCTCCCCCTTCCCGGAACCCTCAAGGCAAGAAAGAAACATACGGGAGTGGTCCGAGGCCTGaattcatgaaaatccagccccagAACGTTATAAGAATAGAGCCTACATCAGCATTACAGTCTTAATATAGGTTTTTACAAGACCACACACTTGTCTTAAACCAGCAAAATGAAGCAAGCCAGAATGAAATGACAGAAACAGAAATACTTTCTTCGCGGCCACGAGATCCTCCTGTAATCACCCTTCAATCCTCCCGGTCTTCAGACGCCACCCATGAGCTGCTTTGAATATTTCTTCTGCCACCTCACTTACTTGCTTCACTCCATCCTTCATCAACTTATTTCTTGCGGGATTTGTCCACAAAATATTCCAATCATTTAAGTTTTTAAGAAACAGAGTAACAGGAACACAGGGGTCATTCACCCTATTGTTGTCAAAGATTACACTGTTTCTAAGTTTCCAAGTAGTCCAGCAAATCGCTGAAACTCCTATCATGACCAGacttttttcatcttttccaaaggTATTTACCCAGGTTTTCATAACAGCATCTAAGGTTTCTGGTATATATCTCTCAAATTGAAAGCACGTCTTAAAATGTTCCACAACAATCTAGCAACTGAACAAGACAGAAAAAGGTGGTTTATATTCTCTTTTCGTCCACAAAAAGGACATTTATCATCTCCTTTCCACCCCCTATGAATTAGATTATCTTTCGTAAGAATACTTTTCCTAAGCGCCAACCACATGAATACCTTAATTCTAGGTGGCATTTTAATCTTCCACCTGTACAGATGTGGATACTTGACACCATTTTCAATCAGGTGCCTGTAAAAGGACTTGACAGTATAAACTCCGTTTTTATTCAGAGACCATTTTATTTCGTCTTTATCCTCATTCAACGTCACCAATCTACAAGCTTCTTTGATATGCCCCCAAAGCTCTCTAGCATCCCCTAGCAAAGTTCTTCTAAATTGAACATTATCTATTCCATTGTCAAAAACTTCTTTAACTGTTTTCTTTTTATCAAAGCAAAGATCATACAGTCTAGGAAAATTCTTGTTTAATGGAGCATTGCCAATCCACCAATCTTCCCAAAAGCGAGTTCTTTTTCCATTTCCAATTTTAAATTTGCACAAAGAAACAAAATGGTCTCTGTGTTTTAATATATCCCTCCAAAACTGAGAGTCCCCCTGTTTTGGCCTGAACATTGCCCAAATTTCTATTCTTAACATATTTTTCCGAAATGATGTTTTGCCATAACCCCTCAGTTGTGTATAATTTCCACCACCACTTACAAAGCAATGCTCTGTTCATACATGCAAGAttttggatccccaggccccccatGTCTTTTGGCCTACACACCTCAGACCATTTCACCAAATGGTATTTTCTCTTCTGATCATCTTCTTGCCATAAAAGTCTGGCTCTGAAAAAATCCATACGTTTTTCAACCCCCACTGGAAGCCCATAAAAGGACATCATGAAATAAGGTATGCCTGTGAGGGCTGACTAAATCAAAGTAACCCTCCCTGCACTGGCTAGTAATCTGCCTTGCCAAGTTTCACATTTTTTTCTCCATCTTAGTCTCTGGAGGCTTCCAATGTTTGTTACTAATTCTATTCTTATCAATGGGTAGCCCTAAGTATTTCATGGGCAAGGTACCCACTAGGCATGTGAAGATTCTGGCATATTCATCTTTCTTATCAACTGCCTCACCAAATAGAAAAATTTCACTTTTCTGGAAATTAATCTTCAACCAAGACATTTGTTCAAACAGACATAAGATATATTTCAAATTGTGTGCACTTTCTATATCATCTTTTAATAAAAAtatggtgtcatctgcatattgtaaCATATTAACCCCATTTGGTGTATATTCATTTGAGACCCCCTTGACCAACCCATTCTCTCTGGCTTTATTTAACATAATTGCCAGAGCATCAGCAACCAGATCAAAGTTTAGAGGGGATAAAGAATCCCCCTGTCTCAGGCCCTTATGAGAGCTAAAATATTTTCCTAGATTTTCATTAACTTTGACACAAACTTTTCCCCCTCTAACCGTTTCCATGACCCAGTCAATCCATTTATCTGGAAATCCTTTCAATTTGAGCATTTGGAAGAGGAATGACCATTTGATTTTATCATAGGCCTTTTCAAAATCAATTTTCAGAAGCATAacactttgttttttgtttttaatgCTATTCAAGGCCTCATGAAGGATCAGAACCCACTCCATAATATGCATGCCTTTAACAAAGGCAGTTTGGACAGGGGACATGACATCAGCAGCTACCAAATTTAGCCTGTTCATTAATACCTTTGTGATAATTTTAAAGCAGACATTCAGTAAGTAGATTGGTCTGAACTTCTGAATTTGATTAGCATCAGTCCCTTTTGGGACTAGGGTTATAATCCCATAGTTTAGCCTGCTAATATCAATTTTCCTATTGGCAAAGTCATCTAACATAGCTTTCAGATCAAATTTCACCAGCTCCCAATAATGTTGGTAAAATTCAGCAGTGAAGCCATCTGGCCCAGGAGATTTATTGTGTGCCATTTTGAAGACaaccttcttaatttcttccaaagaAAATTCCTCCACTAAAATATTTTCATATTCCCTTGGGATCCTGATAGGGTTATCAATATTCAGAGAAACAGAAGAATTATCTGGTGGGCCAAATAATTTTTTATAGAAAGTAGTGATATAATCTATCAAGTTTTTATCCCCTTCTATAATCCCCTCAGCTTGCTCTAACCTGGTGATTTTATTCCTCCTAAGCCTCCCATTTCCCTTGGCATGAAAGAATTTAGTATTACTATCGCCCTCTAGTATCTCATCAATTTTGGCTCTCTGTTTCCATTTAGCCTCTTCTTGTTTAAGCAGTCTGTCAAGCTGGGCTCTTAAGGCAATCTGCTCCTTTCTATCAGCAGATGTAAGGCCACTGACCTCACATTTTTTATCAATAATATCCAGTTTAAGTAGGATATCTTTCTTTAATTCAAAATACCATGCATTCATATTCCTGTTCCACCCTTTAAGTTTAGGTCTTAAAactctaaattttcccaacagtctATCTATGCTGTCCCCCTTAATGGTGGGATCATTCCAGACTTTCTGCACAATTTCATCAATCCCTTCTCTCAAAAACCATgcattttcaaatctgaaaattGTCTCAGTTTTTTGAAAGTCTCCAGAGTCCAAATATACAGGAGTGTGGTCTGACTTCTCCCTAGTTAATGTTGTTACTTGGGTTAAGGGGTATGTCCCTTCCCATTGAGTGCTACAAAGGATCCTATCTAGTTTCTCAAAAGTAGGGTTGTGCATATTGTTGCCCCAAGTGAATTGTCTCCCATTCATATCAAGCTCTCTTACTCCAGCCTGTTCCAGGATAGCATTGAAAAGAAAACTCCAATGCCCAGGAGAACCTGACTTATATTTTTCACTAGCCTTTCTAATAATATTGAAGTCCCCTCCAATCAAAATTGGATTAATAGAGTTTTGAAATACTCTGGATAGCTCAGCCAGGAATAAAGCTTTCCTATCTGGT
Above is a window of Triticum dicoccoides isolate Atlit2015 ecotype Zavitan chromosome 5B, WEW_v2.0, whole genome shotgun sequence DNA encoding:
- the LOC119310957 gene encoding transcription factor BHLH089-like isoform X2 yields the protein MDGDYVSGLLMGSAGLDFGVPGLDAGFFETLCGAGGAGLAAMFGDRAAGMPGFGGPFGPAEGGGGGGELGAASREGSSVSDPAWAHGANARKRKAPAAGAGKGKEAASCFAKMGEPTGPDSKKCKIEDETVRPKVEEEAATATASDGSAGGERGRKQAKGKGSKSKQPAADEPPRDYVHVRARRGQATDSHSLAERVRREKITLKMKMLQDLVPGCNKVIGKALMLDEIINYVQSLQQQVEFLSMKLSTVNPQLDFDTLSNLLHKDMNQALGPSASTVFPLESAGTVYPLCDQADLYQSFSSGAMENQCSMGLLDMALPPAPQYPFQKQQDFWEAGAQNGLHMDHEQSQENAGSAPNFDGQLQAADHPEIEF
- the LOC119310957 gene encoding transcription factor BHLH089-like isoform X1 yields the protein MDGDYVSGLLMGSAGLDFGVPGLDAGFFETLCGAGGAGLAAMFGDRAAGMPGFGGPFGPAEGGGGGGELGAASREGSSVSDPAWAHGANARKRKAPAAGAGKGKEAASCFAKMGEPTGPDSKKCKIEDETVRPKVEEEAATATASDGSAGGERGRKQAKGKGSKSKQPAADEPPRDYVHVRARRGQATDSHSLAERVRREKITLKMKMLQDLVPGCNKVIGKALMLDEIINYVQSLQQQVEFLSMKLSTVNPQLDFDTLSNLLHKDMNQALGPSASTVFPLESAGTVYPLCDQADLYQSFSSGAMENQCSMGLLDMALPPAPQYPFQKQQQDFWEAGAQNGLHMDHEQSQENAGSAPNFDGQLQAADHPEIEF